A DNA window from Sylvia atricapilla isolate bSylAtr1 chromosome 6, bSylAtr1.pri, whole genome shotgun sequence contains the following coding sequences:
- the NGB gene encoding neuroglobin, translating into MESGMPLSGGQRALIRESWRRVSGSPVQHGLVLFTRLFDLDPDLLPLFQYNCKQFASPQECLSAPEFLDHIRKVMLVIDAAVSHMENLSCLEEYLCNLGKKHQAVGVKVESFSTVGESLLYMLEKCLGAAFSPEVQEAWSKLYSAVVKAMQRGWETLPEGD; encoded by the exons ATGGAGAGCGGGATGCCGCTGTCGGGCGGGCAGCGAGCGCTGATCCGGGAGAGCTGGCGGCGGGTGAGCGGCAGCCCCGTGCAGCACGGCCTCGTCCTCTTCACCAG GCTGTTTGACTTGGATCCTGACCTGCTGCCCCTTTTCCAGTACAACTGCAAGCAGTTTGCCAGCCCTCAGGAGTGCCTCTCTGCCCCTGAGTTCCTGGATCACATCAGGAAG GTGATGCTGGTGATTGATGCTGCTGTGAGCCACATGGAGAACTTGTCCTGTCTGGAAGAATATCTCTGCAACCTTGGCAAGAAGCACCAGGCAGTTGGTGTGAAGGTTGAGTCTTTCTCG ACTGTCGGCGAGTCCTTGCTGTACATGCTGGAGAAATGCCTTGGTGCTGCCTTCAGCCCAGAGGTGCAGGAAGCTTGGAGCAAACTGTACAGTGCTGTGGTGAAAGCCATGCAGCGTGGCTGGGAGACCCTCCCAGAAGGGGACTAG